The following coding sequences lie in one Calidithermus timidus DSM 17022 genomic window:
- a CDS encoding response regulator produces the protein MPSPIPELLQSFLAEAWEAVLALEQIPDYVARQEFEPLVIVTHRLKGSAGLYNFPQLARLAGLLERLLEGAPRLTPPQQEQLIRFVGLASACICDALDSIAQKGHEGGVGLNLSRLGASSLLRELAFANPEAWVAHTPSDPDAELGEVDAPESASLREELHRFFRENPDIWEFFAPEVLEHLDTAQTALEHLAGAGAEGDVTALFRALHTIKGAAYSVGCAPIGKLAHKLEDLLVLVRDGQRPWSGELASIVAEGVGTIQLMLTTAEGRPTDLEAHIIRLEELLGESTGLVAAAAAPPAQPAEAQAAPVTPSAETRSTVRVALERLDHLLDLTGEVIGTRSRFESLLARLKEIDDALENSRLRLMQAASDFESRYLNPTLSESKAPTAEEAGEAGSSGIGKSVQEMFSELEFDRYTDLNILARSVSEMVADLNEVRSQLGATLLALRDEQDAFGKVTRSLRSEVGRIRLVPIGRLYQRLRRQVRQIAGDRPIRLELSGEQVELDSLVLDGLIEPLVHIVNNAIVHGIESPEVRLQRGKPTEGLLRIRTYQRGGDAFIEVQDDGNGIDVEAVKRKAVEKGLRNEADLQNLSRRELIELIFLPGLSTADTITQKAGRGVGMDAVWNSVRRLKGDITIETQEGLGTTFRLRVPQSLIVSDVLILEASGHTLGLPSDTVRALRLVEGGAQTLEHEGERYPIQKLSRLLRLPESELSEMAVIYLEVAGRQLALGVDRLVGLQQSIVKPFEEPLSLLGHFSGALVAGTGEVILVLDPNGLLRLQASPYDHHAVSSLNIAAPAKQTILLADDSLSVRKVVGQNLRRLGYNVVTAVDGQEALEILQEGTFAALITDLEMPRMSGFELLEEVRRRPHLAHLPVAILTTRASTKHRDLAMQLGVNAYLTKPADEAQLLQFLREGVRT, from the coding sequence ATGCCAAGCCCCATTCCCGAACTCCTCCAAAGCTTCCTCGCCGAAGCCTGGGAGGCCGTGCTGGCGCTGGAGCAGATCCCCGACTACGTTGCCCGCCAGGAATTTGAGCCCCTGGTCATCGTGACCCACCGGCTCAAGGGCTCGGCGGGGCTGTACAACTTCCCTCAGCTCGCCCGCCTGGCCGGGCTGCTCGAACGCCTGCTCGAGGGCGCGCCCCGGCTGACCCCCCCACAGCAAGAGCAACTCATCCGCTTCGTTGGGCTGGCCTCGGCCTGCATCTGCGATGCGCTCGACAGCATTGCCCAGAAGGGGCATGAAGGCGGTGTGGGGCTCAACCTCAGCCGCTTGGGAGCCTCGAGCCTGCTGCGCGAGTTGGCCTTTGCCAACCCTGAGGCCTGGGTAGCGCATACCCCGAGTGACCCCGACGCCGAGCTGGGCGAGGTCGACGCACCCGAAAGCGCGAGCTTACGCGAGGAGTTGCACCGTTTCTTCCGCGAGAACCCCGACATCTGGGAGTTCTTCGCCCCCGAGGTGCTCGAGCACCTCGACACCGCCCAAACCGCACTGGAGCACCTGGCCGGCGCGGGGGCGGAGGGTGACGTGACCGCGCTCTTCCGTGCGTTGCACACTATCAAGGGCGCAGCCTACTCGGTGGGCTGTGCTCCCATCGGCAAGCTTGCGCACAAGCTCGAGGACCTGCTGGTGCTCGTGCGCGACGGCCAGCGCCCCTGGAGCGGCGAGTTGGCCTCGATCGTGGCCGAAGGGGTAGGCACCATCCAGCTCATGCTCACCACCGCCGAGGGCCGTCCCACCGACCTCGAGGCGCACATCATCCGGCTCGAGGAGCTGCTGGGCGAATCCACCGGCCTCGTTGCCGCGGCCGCGGCGCCCCCTGCCCAACCCGCCGAAGCCCAAGCCGCTCCCGTCACTCCGAGCGCCGAGACCCGTAGCACGGTGCGCGTGGCACTCGAGCGCCTCGACCACCTCCTTGACCTCACCGGCGAGGTCATCGGGACCCGCTCGCGCTTCGAGAGCCTACTCGCCAGGCTCAAAGAGATCGACGATGCACTGGAGAACAGCCGCCTGCGCCTGATGCAAGCCGCCAGCGACTTCGAGAGCCGCTACCTCAACCCCACCCTCTCCGAGTCCAAGGCCCCCACCGCGGAAGAAGCGGGGGAGGCGGGCTCGAGCGGCATCGGCAAGTCGGTGCAGGAGATGTTCTCCGAGCTCGAGTTCGACCGCTACACCGACCTCAACATCCTCGCGCGCTCGGTCTCGGAGATGGTGGCCGACCTCAACGAGGTGCGCTCGCAGCTCGGCGCCACCCTGCTGGCCCTGCGCGACGAGCAGGACGCCTTCGGCAAGGTCACCCGCTCGCTGCGCTCGGAGGTAGGCCGCATCCGGCTGGTGCCCATCGGGCGCCTCTACCAGCGCCTGCGCCGCCAGGTGCGGCAGATCGCCGGCGACCGGCCCATCCGCCTGGAGCTCTCCGGCGAGCAGGTCGAGCTCGACAGCCTGGTGCTCGACGGCTTGATCGAGCCGCTGGTGCACATCGTCAACAACGCCATCGTGCACGGCATCGAAAGTCCGGAGGTGCGCCTGCAGCGGGGCAAACCCACCGAGGGCCTGTTGCGCATCCGCACCTACCAGCGCGGTGGCGACGCCTTTATCGAGGTCCAGGACGATGGCAACGGCATCGACGTGGAGGCAGTCAAGCGCAAGGCCGTTGAGAAAGGCCTGCGCAACGAGGCCGACCTGCAAAATCTCAGCCGTCGCGAGCTGATCGAGCTGATCTTTCTCCCCGGCCTCTCCACTGCCGATACCATCACCCAGAAGGCCGGGCGCGGCGTAGGTATGGACGCGGTATGGAACAGCGTGCGCCGCCTCAAGGGCGACATCACCATCGAGACCCAAGAGGGCCTGGGCACCACCTTCCGCCTGCGCGTGCCGCAGAGCCTGATCGTCTCGGATGTGTTGATCCTGGAGGCGAGCGGGCACACCCTGGGCCTGCCCAGCGACACCGTGCGCGCGCTGCGCCTGGTCGAGGGCGGCGCCCAGACGCTGGAGCACGAGGGTGAGCGCTACCCCATCCAAAAGCTTTCCCGCCTGCTGCGCTTGCCCGAGAGCGAACTGAGCGAGATGGCGGTGATCTACCTTGAGGTCGCCGGGCGCCAGCTGGCGCTGGGCGTCGACCGACTGGTAGGACTGCAGCAATCCATCGTCAAGCCTTTTGAGGAGCCACTCTCGCTCTTGGGTCATTTCTCCGGCGCGCTCGTGGCCGGTACGGGCGAGGTCATCCTGGTGCTCGACCCCAACGGTCTGTTGCGTCTGCAGGCCAGCCCTTACGACCACCACGCGGTCTCCTCGCTCAACATCGCCGCCCCTGCGAAGCAGACCATCCTGCTGGCCGACGACTCGCTCTCGGTGCGCAAAGTGGTGGGACAAAACCTGCGCCGACTGGGCTACAATGTCGTCACCGCCGTCGATGGCCAGGAAGCACTGGAAATCCTACAAGAAGGCACCTTCGCCGCCCTGATCACCGACCTGGAGATGCCCCGCATGAGTGGTTTCGAGCTTCTGGAGGAGGTGCGCCGCCGACCCCACCTCGCGCACCTGCCGGTGGCGATCCTCACCACTCGCGCCAGCACCAAGCACCGTGATCTAGCGATGCAGCTAGGGGTCAACGCCTACCTCACCAAGCCCGCCGACGAGGCCCAGTTGTTGCAGTTCCTGCGTGAAGGAGTTCGCACGTGA
- a CDS encoding DUF4388 domain-containing protein: MKALIVAANLESTQALQQAFVQSGFEVQTETSALYALTLLERNRPDVVVSLAQLSDMSGAEFYELVRSDDALRFVAFILLAPKPPANISRIDSVMPPAVIAGEVVRQAYQKVLEVTRQTYEVSSAPPIREAIQGVLGDISLFDLAQWLARSSKTGRLVVHLEAQQATLYFLKGQLIHAQFGDKSGEDAVLHLMIQAESNRNGSFGFEPKDASELFTKPVTIHKSTDQLLLSLAVEIDHRQAGSSLN, translated from the coding sequence GTGAAAGCCTTGATCGTTGCCGCCAACCTCGAGTCCACCCAAGCCCTGCAGCAGGCATTCGTCCAGTCGGGTTTCGAAGTCCAGACCGAGACCAGCGCGCTGTATGCCCTGACCCTGCTGGAACGCAATCGCCCGGATGTGGTGGTGAGCCTGGCCCAGCTTTCGGACATGAGCGGGGCTGAGTTCTACGAGTTGGTGCGCAGCGACGATGCTCTGCGCTTCGTGGCCTTCATTCTGCTAGCCCCCAAGCCCCCGGCCAACATCTCCCGCATCGACAGCGTGATGCCCCCAGCGGTGATCGCCGGGGAGGTGGTGCGGCAGGCCTACCAGAAGGTGCTCGAGGTCACCCGCCAAACCTACGAAGTCTCCAGCGCCCCCCCTATCCGCGAGGCCATCCAGGGCGTCCTGGGCGACATCAGCCTCTTCGACTTGGCCCAGTGGCTGGCCCGCTCGTCCAAGACCGGGCGGCTCGTGGTACACCTCGAGGCCCAGCAAGCCACACTGTACTTCCTCAAGGGGCAGCTCATCCACGCCCAATTCGGCGACAAGAGCGGCGAGGACGCGGTGCTGCACCTGATGATACAGGCCGAGTCCAACCGCAATGGCAGCTTCGGCTTCGAACCTAAAGACGCCAGCGAACTATTCACGAAGCCGGTCACCATCCACAAGAGCACCGATCAGCTCCTGCTGTCTCTGGCGGTCGAGATCGATCATCGCCAAGCGGGCTCGAGCCTGAACTGA
- a CDS encoding response regulator, which translates to MPKVLVVDDSTSVRKVLERLLSARGLQVVTAQDAEEGLKMATDESPDLVIADVVMPGMSGFELCQLLRLNQRFRDVPVILISGIMDDKTLAQAQSVGANGVISKPFTPDTLYPKIEQALSKAPAVAVAAPAPMPAPTPTPEPTPTPPVAAAPSVPTLEPVLKPGLEPLLSPFLDKPEVESAMIIGPGGAMLGQVGQMPPDPEVFTVYCRTLFSIAGVLGDRSGYSTLDGLTLEYRGHQLVFSRINTDHSLVLVVRGSGQLGVLRYLVQRQLPQIVKHLA; encoded by the coding sequence ATGCCAAAAGTTCTCGTCGTTGACGACAGCACCAGCGTACGCAAGGTGCTGGAGCGTCTGTTGAGCGCACGGGGGTTGCAGGTGGTGACTGCCCAAGACGCAGAAGAAGGGCTCAAAATGGCCACCGACGAGTCCCCCGATCTGGTCATCGCCGACGTGGTGATGCCGGGGATGAGCGGTTTCGAGCTGTGCCAGCTCCTGCGGCTCAACCAGCGCTTCCGTGATGTCCCGGTGATCCTGATCTCGGGCATCATGGACGACAAAACCCTCGCGCAGGCCCAGAGCGTGGGAGCCAATGGGGTCATCTCCAAGCCCTTCACCCCCGACACCCTCTACCCCAAGATCGAGCAGGCGCTGAGTAAGGCTCCCGCCGTCGCGGTCGCGGCTCCCGCTCCCATGCCCGCACCGACCCCTACCCCCGAGCCAACCCCAACTCCACCGGTGGCCGCCGCTCCGAGCGTTCCCACCCTCGAGCCCGTGCTCAAGCCGGGCCTCGAGCCCCTCCTCTCCCCTTTCCTCGACAAGCCCGAGGTCGAAAGCGCCATGATCATCGGCCCCGGCGGGGCCATGCTGGGCCAGGTCGGCCAGATGCCCCCCGACCCCGAGGTCTTCACCGTCTACTGTCGCACCCTGTTCTCCATCGCCGGGGTGCTGGGGGACCGCAGCGGCTACTCCACCCTGGACGGCCTGACCCTGGAGTACCGCGGCCACCAGCTGGTCTTCAGCCGTATCAACACCGATCATAGTCTGGTGCTGGTGGTGCGGGGCAGTGGCCAGCTAGGCGTGCTGCGCTACCTCGTGCAACGGCAGTTGCCGCAGATCGTCAAGCATCTGGCATAG
- a CDS encoding succinate dehydrogenase iron-sulfur subunit codes for MQVILKVMRYDPNKAAKPGWVSYQVEAEPMDRVLDLLHKVKYQQDGTLAFRRSCGHGICGSDAMMINGQNRLACKALVKDLTKKAGDTITVEPIRGLPVEKDLVVDMEPFFEAYRAVKPYLINDEPPPDRERLQSPEDRARFDASTKCILCAACTTSCPVFWVNGSYIGPAAIVQAHRFIFDSRDRGARERFQALAASTGVWRCRTAYNCTEACPREIPVTQAIEEVKRAILYDKF; via the coding sequence ATGCAAGTAATCCTCAAAGTCATGCGCTACGATCCCAACAAGGCGGCCAAACCGGGTTGGGTGAGCTACCAGGTCGAGGCTGAGCCCATGGACCGGGTGCTCGACCTGCTACACAAAGTCAAGTACCAGCAGGATGGCACCCTGGCTTTTCGGCGCAGTTGCGGTCACGGCATCTGTGGCTCAGATGCGATGATGATCAATGGTCAGAACCGGCTCGCCTGCAAGGCGCTGGTCAAGGATCTGACCAAGAAGGCCGGGGACACCATCACCGTCGAGCCCATTCGCGGTCTGCCGGTGGAGAAGGACCTGGTGGTGGACATGGAGCCCTTCTTCGAGGCCTACCGGGCGGTCAAACCCTACCTCATCAACGACGAGCCGCCCCCCGACCGCGAGCGCCTGCAGAGCCCCGAGGACCGCGCCCGCTTCGACGCGAGCACCAAGTGCATCCTCTGCGCAGCCTGCACCACCAGCTGTCCGGTGTTCTGGGTCAACGGCAGCTACATCGGCCCCGCCGCCATCGTACAGGCCCACCGCTTCATCTTCGACAGCCGTGACCGGGGCGCGCGCGAGCGCTTCCAGGCCCTCGCAGCCAGCACCGGGGTCTGGCGCTGCCGCACGGCTTACAACTGTACCGAGGCCTGCCCGCGCGAAATCCCCGTCACCCAAGCTATTGAAGAGGTCAAACGGGCCATCCTTTACGACAAGTTTTGA
- the sdhA gene encoding succinate dehydrogenase flavoprotein subunit: MAHQHDVIVIGAGGSGLTAALYAAKQGVDVAVISKLYPTRSHTGAAQGGIGAALGNVEEDHWEWHMFDTIKGGDYLTDQDAAEIFAKEVIEAVLELEHMGLPFDRLPSGKIAQRRFGGHTKEYGKAAVHRAAHAADRTGHMILQTLYQQCVKHDLTFYNEFHVTDVIVEDGVAKGVVAYELATGELHTFQAKAIVIASGGFGRAWKVTSNAYTLTGDLQAILYRKGLPLEDMEFYQFHPTGLFPLGILLTEGARGEGGILRNALGERFMERYAPTIKDLAPRDMVARAMYLEVREGRGVGPRKDHVLLDLTHLPAETIHKKLPDISEFAWIYQGVDPTKQPVPVMPTAHYAMGGIPTTLNGEVIVDDKNTVIAGLYAAGEVACVSLHGANRLGTNSLGDLVVFGRRAGTAAAKFAKSADFHDLSPDVTGDSRERLERIRNSSGKESVAALRAELQQAMQDYASVFRTEELLTKGVAAVAELHERYQNIGVQDKGERYNTELVEALELGYLLEVSEATVHSCLNRKESRGAHAREDYPERDDKNWLKHTLVYKKQGKVGFMYKPVVLGKFEPKARTY; the protein is encoded by the coding sequence ATGGCACACCAACACGACGTGATCGTCATCGGCGCGGGAGGCTCGGGCCTTACGGCTGCGCTCTACGCGGCCAAGCAGGGCGTGGACGTGGCGGTGATCTCCAAGCTCTACCCTACCCGCAGCCACACCGGCGCGGCCCAGGGGGGCATCGGCGCGGCCTTGGGCAACGTCGAGGAAGACCACTGGGAATGGCACATGTTCGACACCATCAAGGGCGGGGACTACCTCACTGACCAGGACGCCGCCGAGATCTTCGCCAAGGAGGTCATCGAGGCGGTGCTCGAGCTCGAGCACATGGGCCTGCCCTTCGACCGCCTTCCCAGCGGCAAGATTGCCCAGCGGCGCTTCGGCGGGCACACCAAGGAGTACGGCAAGGCGGCCGTACACCGCGCGGCCCACGCCGCCGACCGCACCGGCCACATGATCTTGCAGACGCTCTATCAGCAGTGCGTCAAGCACGACCTCACCTTCTACAATGAGTTCCACGTCACCGACGTGATCGTCGAGGACGGCGTGGCCAAAGGGGTGGTGGCTTACGAGCTGGCCACGGGTGAGCTGCACACCTTCCAGGCCAAGGCCATCGTCATCGCCTCGGGCGGCTTCGGGCGGGCCTGGAAAGTCACCTCCAACGCCTACACCCTCACCGGCGACCTGCAGGCCATCCTCTACCGCAAAGGCCTGCCGCTGGAGGACATGGAGTTCTACCAGTTCCACCCCACCGGCCTCTTCCCGCTGGGCATCCTCCTCACCGAAGGGGCGCGCGGCGAGGGTGGCATCCTGCGCAATGCCCTGGGTGAGCGCTTTATGGAGCGCTACGCCCCCACCATCAAGGACCTGGCCCCGCGCGACATGGTGGCCAGGGCCATGTACCTCGAGGTGCGCGAGGGGAGGGGGGTGGGTCCACGCAAGGATCACGTGCTCCTCGACCTCACCCACCTGCCTGCCGAGACCATCCACAAGAAGCTACCCGACATCTCCGAATTTGCTTGGATCTACCAGGGCGTCGATCCTACCAAGCAGCCCGTTCCGGTGATGCCCACGGCGCACTACGCCATGGGGGGCATCCCCACCACCTTGAACGGCGAAGTCATCGTCGACGACAAGAACACCGTCATCGCCGGGCTCTATGCGGCGGGTGAGGTCGCGTGTGTGAGCCTGCACGGGGCCAACCGCCTGGGTACGAACTCCCTGGGCGACCTGGTGGTCTTTGGCCGCCGGGCGGGCACTGCGGCGGCTAAGTTTGCCAAAAGCGCCGATTTCCACGACCTCTCCCCGGACGTCACGGGGGACAGCCGCGAGCGCCTCGAGCGCATTCGCAACTCCAGCGGCAAGGAGTCGGTGGCGGCGCTGCGCGCTGAGCTTCAGCAGGCCATGCAGGACTACGCTTCGGTGTTCCGCACCGAAGAGCTGCTGACCAAGGGAGTCGCGGCGGTGGCCGAGTTGCACGAGCGCTACCAGAACATCGGCGTGCAGGACAAAGGCGAGCGCTACAACACCGAGCTGGTGGAGGCATTGGAGCTGGGGTACTTGCTCGAGGTCTCCGAGGCCACGGTGCACTCCTGCCTCAACCGTAAGGAGAGCCGCGGAGCCCACGCTCGCGAAGACTATCCCGAACGCGACGACAAAAATTGGCTCAAGCACACCCTGGTCTACAAGAAGCAGGGTAAGGTGGGCTTCATGTACAAGCCGGTGGTGCTGGGCAAATTCGAACCCAAGGCGAGGACATATTGA
- a CDS encoding succinate dehydrogenase hydrophobic membrane anchor subunit: MAIRARRYSQAKAQAGTNLELAWWVFMRVSGLVLVFLVLGHLYMSNILINAGDVDYNYIARRLSNTTWKIYDWVMLSLSLLHGMNGLRYVLDDWVRDASARFWTKMVTYSLAVLVFFVGSMSLLNHDFSKGLGESTQLEHGEGTR; this comes from the coding sequence ATGGCGATCCGAGCGCGCCGTTACTCACAGGCCAAGGCCCAGGCGGGGACCAACCTCGAGTTGGCCTGGTGGGTCTTCATGCGGGTGTCGGGCCTGGTGCTGGTGTTTTTGGTGCTGGGTCACCTCTACATGTCCAACATCCTCATCAACGCCGGGGATGTCGACTACAACTACATCGCCAGGCGTCTGTCCAACACCACCTGGAAGATCTACGATTGGGTCATGCTCTCGCTATCGCTCCTGCACGGCATGAATGGCCTTCGCTACGTGCTCGACGACTGGGTTCGTGATGCCAGTGCCCGCTTCTGGACCAAGATGGTGACGTATTCCCTGGCGGTGCTGGTGTTCTTCGTGGGCAGCATGTCGCTTTTGAACCACGACTTCTCCAAGGGGCTGGGGGAGAGCACCCAGCTCGAGCACGGTGAGGGTACGAGGTAA
- the sdhC gene encoding succinate dehydrogenase, cytochrome b556 subunit, with translation MYRGREGQWAFFLHRLSGIAILLYLLIHVLNISAAMWGPQVSERLFAIEHTPFFRVGLLGVIGAVLYHALNGLRIILMDFTGWGVRLQRELWYGVWVLFALFFVPALIKIVPEILHTMGVI, from the coding sequence ATGTATCGCGGCAGAGAAGGTCAGTGGGCTTTTTTTCTGCACCGGCTTTCAGGGATAGCCATCCTGCTCTATCTCCTGATCCACGTGCTCAACATCTCGGCGGCGATGTGGGGGCCACAGGTATCGGAAAGGTTGTTTGCCATCGAGCATACCCCCTTTTTCCGCGTCGGGCTGCTGGGGGTGATCGGCGCGGTGCTCTACCACGCGCTCAACGGACTGCGCATCATCCTCATGGATTTCACCGGATGGGGTGTGCGGCTCCAGCGTGAGCTGTGGTATGGGGTGTGGGTGCTGTTCGCGCTGTTTTTCGTCCCGGCGCTCATCAAGATCGTGCCGGAGATCCTGCATACGATGGGGGTGATCTAG
- the speD gene encoding adenosylmethionine decarboxylase, translated as MELFGFGPHLMIDGYNANAEKLADFELVRRVLDELPTEMGMTKVLPPFVYRYDGQGGQSTGVTGVVLIAESHIAIHTFPEKRFVSVDIFSCKEFDLSKALSSVVEKFEIGRYETYLINRGKEFPKDPDLARQIVLGEREYLEARVG; from the coding sequence TTGGAACTCTTTGGGTTTGGCCCGCACCTGATGATCGACGGCTACAACGCCAACGCAGAAAAACTGGCTGACTTTGAGCTCGTCCGGCGTGTACTGGACGAGCTTCCTACCGAGATGGGGATGACCAAGGTTCTGCCCCCCTTCGTGTATCGCTACGATGGGCAGGGCGGCCAGTCGACCGGGGTAACCGGCGTGGTGCTCATCGCCGAGAGTCACATCGCCATCCACACCTTCCCCGAGAAGCGCTTCGTGAGTGTGGACATCTTCTCCTGCAAAGAGTTCGACCTCTCCAAAGCGCTCTCGAGCGTGGTGGAGAAGTTCGAGATCGGGCGCTACGAAACCTACCTCATCAACCGGGGCAAGGAATTCCCCAAAGACCCCGACCTCGCCCGCCAGATCGTGCTGGGCGAGCGCGAGTACCTGGAAGCTCGAGTGGGCTGA
- a CDS encoding TolB family protein, whose protein sequence is MLHRLLWGLLALVALGSARAQLIGEVPLQQVVTPHFSVIHPPRLEGYARRVAAAAEAVRGAVVGVVGNQPPRTYILVGDETDQFNGFATVFPYPVIRIWATFPQPGLIGVQWQDVLEVLLVHEYTHIAHLTTHADDPLSQILGRYPGSNTARIPPAWFIEGYAVYLESTLTSGGRVADSTTRTLRAQIAREGEWPTLSDAGIGPLEHYPGGNTRYSFGGGFVAYLVDKYGEEGVREVIRTYNHTGFDFSEAWQIALGKRLEPLWEEWKRQELARAKAEAEALRRTGLPQAERLSAGSSPAWRSDGLLAWWQGSSVRVGWADRRQDATPFPASVRLPGRPDRLSWDRSGSLVYSRIVQQGGTSYGELFRLEPGGQETRLTHGARASDAVAEGDCILYVRRTFERSVLRRWCAGQDREVYTPPQGWQLFQPAPGPNGSIALSVWRPGGFLDIALLREGRLEFVTSDFFQDWWPAWTPEGQLLFASDRRGSSQLYQAQGERLYQLTAEPGGVFNLSPSPQGIVFASYGGKGLEIKRLEKLPEGLEVGALQPASPEAPAPGSGDSYPVEPYSPNLLPLYWLPVGPGAYGLGATLYGSDVASLHNYRIGLGVAESGGLRVESVYSFTPTFEWGLVLAGSYTPGGWAVGLSPVYRSSSELPGLGPAEYRVQAFGAYHSDLGWDVGASLDLGKLDFDPFGYLEQGWSLRGAVSRLFGWEGGFTLAGELLEQSLALRVSGIRYDWNTPVLSEARLSAHYPTRLEWRVGDGIYALERLSLVPFAAARGVGTNLEYGGGVQVLGDFILGYFVGLGVGVEVNYYDQRGFGFALVLSDLSRLLGWDSPASPLHQREPGLR, encoded by the coding sequence ATGCTCCACCGACTCCTCTGGGGGCTGCTGGCGCTGGTGGCGCTGGGTTCGGCTCGAGCCCAGCTCATCGGGGAAGTGCCGCTGCAGCAGGTGGTGACGCCCCACTTCAGCGTCATCCACCCGCCGCGCTTGGAAGGGTACGCCCGGCGGGTGGCCGCCGCCGCCGAGGCGGTGCGGGGGGCGGTAGTAGGCGTCGTGGGCAACCAACCCCCGCGTACCTACATCCTCGTAGGCGATGAAACCGACCAGTTCAACGGCTTCGCCACCGTTTTTCCCTATCCCGTCATCCGCATCTGGGCCACCTTCCCCCAGCCGGGGCTGATTGGAGTGCAGTGGCAGGATGTGCTCGAGGTGCTGCTGGTCCACGAGTACACCCACATTGCCCACCTCACCACCCACGCTGACGACCCCCTCTCACAGATCCTGGGCCGCTATCCCGGGAGCAACACCGCCCGCATTCCCCCGGCTTGGTTCATCGAAGGCTACGCGGTCTATCTCGAGTCCACCCTCACCAGCGGGGGACGGGTCGCGGATAGCACCACCCGCACCCTGCGGGCCCAGATCGCCCGGGAGGGGGAATGGCCCACGCTCTCCGACGCGGGAATTGGGCCGCTGGAGCACTACCCCGGCGGCAATACCCGCTACAGCTTCGGAGGGGGATTCGTGGCCTACTTGGTGGATAAATACGGCGAGGAAGGGGTGCGCGAGGTCATCCGGACGTACAACCACACCGGCTTCGACTTCTCCGAGGCCTGGCAGATCGCCCTGGGCAAGCGCCTCGAGCCGCTTTGGGAGGAGTGGAAGCGGCAGGAGTTGGCGCGGGCGAAGGCCGAGGCCGAGGCTCTGCGCCGAACGGGGCTGCCCCAGGCCGAGCGCCTGAGTGCGGGAAGCAGCCCGGCCTGGCGCTCGGATGGGCTGCTGGCCTGGTGGCAGGGCTCTTCGGTACGGGTGGGCTGGGCCGACCGGCGGCAGGACGCTACCCCTTTCCCGGCCTCTGTGCGCCTTCCGGGCCGTCCCGACCGGCTCTCCTGGGATAGAAGCGGTAGCCTGGTCTACTCCCGGATTGTCCAGCAGGGCGGCACCAGCTACGGTGAGCTGTTTCGCCTCGAGCCCGGCGGCCAGGAAACCCGCCTGACCCACGGGGCTCGCGCCAGCGATGCCGTGGCCGAGGGCGATTGCATCCTCTACGTGCGCCGCACTTTCGAGCGCTCGGTCTTGCGACGCTGGTGCGCGGGCCAAGACCGCGAAGTCTACACCCCGCCCCAGGGATGGCAGCTCTTCCAGCCCGCTCCCGGCCCCAACGGCAGCATCGCCCTATCGGTGTGGCGCCCCGGCGGCTTCTTAGACATCGCGCTGCTGCGGGAGGGGAGGCTCGAGTTCGTCACCTCCGACTTCTTCCAGGACTGGTGGCCCGCCTGGACCCCCGAAGGGCAGCTCCTCTTCGCCTCCGACCGCAGGGGAAGCTCGCAGCTCTACCAAGCACAAGGCGAGCGACTCTACCAGCTCACCGCCGAGCCGGGAGGCGTGTTCAACCTCAGTCCTTCACCGCAGGGGATCGTCTTCGCCAGCTACGGCGGAAAGGGCTTGGAGATCAAACGGCTGGAGAAGTTGCCGGAGGGGTTGGAAGTGGGCGCTCTCCAACCCGCGAGCCCTGAAGCCCCCGCACCGGGAAGTGGCGATTCCTACCCCGTAGAGCCCTACTCCCCCAACCTGCTACCCCTGTACTGGCTTCCCGTCGGCCCAGGAGCTTATGGCTTGGGCGCTACCCTCTACGGCAGCGATGTGGCCAGCCTTCACAACTACCGCATCGGCTTGGGTGTGGCGGAAAGCGGAGGGCTGCGGGTCGAGAGCGTCTACAGCTTCACCCCCACCTTCGAATGGGGGCTGGTGCTCGCCGGAAGCTACACCCCTGGAGGGTGGGCGGTGGGGTTGAGCCCGGTTTATCGCAGTAGCAGCGAACTTCCCGGCCTCGGCCCGGCCGAGTACCGCGTGCAAGCCTTCGGGGCTTACCACAGCGACCTGGGATGGGATGTGGGAGCCAGCCTCGACCTGGGCAAGCTGGACTTCGACCCCTTCGGCTACCTCGAGCAGGGCTGGAGCCTGAGAGGAGCGGTCTCGAGGCTCTTCGGCTGGGAGGGCGGCTTCACGCTGGCAGGAGAGCTGCTCGAGCAGAGCCTGGCGCTGCGGGTGAGCGGCATTCGGTACGACTGGAACACCCCCGTCCTCAGCGAAGCCCGCCTGTCGGCGCACTACCCCACGCGGCTGGAATGGCGGGTGGGAGACGGCATCTACGCCCTCGAGCGCCTCTCCTTGGTACCCTTCGCCGCAGCGAGGGGGGTGGGCACAAACCTGGAGTACGGCGGCGGCGTGCAGGTGTTGGGCGACTTCATCCTCGGCTACTTCGTGGGGCTGGGTGTCGGGGTGGAGGTGAACTATTACGACCAGCGCGGCTTTGGCTTCGCCCTGGTGCTCTCCGACCTGAGCAGGTTGCTCGGCTGGGATTCGCCCGCTTCACCCCTTCACCAGCGGGAGCCGGGGTTGCGCTGA